AGCGTCGACATCACGGACGAGGCGATCCGGCGACTGAATGAAACGCTTGGGGAAGGCCGCGCCATTCCGGCGCCACAGGACTAGAATTCGCAGAAAAGTCGCCCCTGCGTTCCTTTGTCGGAGAAGGCTGGTGGTGCTTGCCCCGGCCTAGCGGGGTTGCTAGGAAACACTACACTTCAAGGATTTGCAGGAGCCGATCATGTCTGACGATCTCAAAAGCGCCGATATCGGTCTGATCCAACGGATCATTCCCCACCGTTACCCGTTTTTGCTGGTGGACAAGGTTGTCGACATCGACGGCTATAAATCCGCGCGCGGCATCAAGAATGTCACGATGAACGAACCTCACTTTCAGGGACACTTCCCGTCGAAGCCGATCATGCCGGGCGTGACCATTGTCGAAGCAATGGCGCAGACATCCGCTGTGATGGTCGGCGTGGCAATGGACATGGTAGACAAAGATCTGCTCGTTTATTTCATGGGCATCGACAAGTGCAAATTCCGCCGCATGGTCGTGCCTGGAGACGTGCTTGAGATGCAGCTGACGACGACGCGTGGCAAGCCGGGCGGCAAAGTGTGGAAATTCACGGGTCTGGCGACTGTTGAAGGCGACGTGGCCTGTGAGGTCGATTTCACCGCGATGATGGACATGCCGAAGGAGTAAGCTCTATGGCGATTTCCGCGAACGCGCAGGTGCATGCCAGCGCCGTGATTGAGGACGGAGCGCAGATCGCTGACGGCTGCATCGTAGGGCCGTTTTGCGTGATCGGGCCGAATGTGATTCTGCAGCAAGATGTGGAGCTCAAAAGCCACGTCGTGATCACCGGCAACACTGAAATCGGTGCCGAAACCATTGTGTTTTCCTTCTCGGTTATTGGTGAAATTCCTCAGGATTTGAAATTCGGGGGTGAGGAAAGCCAATTGATCATCGGAAAGCGCAATCGCATTCGCGAACACGTCACGATGAACTCCGGCACCGAAGGTGGCGGCGGCGTGACGCGCGTGGGCGACGACGGGCTATTCATGGCCGGCTGCCACATCGCCCACGACGCCCAGATCGGGGATCGCGTGATTGTTGTGAATTCTGCGGCCGTAGCCGGTCACTGTGTGATTGAGGATGACGTGATCATTGGTGGTCTGTGCGGAATTCACCAATGGGTGCGTATTGGTAAAGGCGCGATCATTGGCGCTGTTTCCATGGTGACCAACGACGTGATCCCGTATGGCCTAGTACAGGCTCCGCGTGGCGAATTGGATGGCCTCAATCTGGTTGGGTTGAAGCGTCGAGGTGTCCCGCGGTCGGATATCACCGCATTGCGGGCAGCCTTTCAGATGCTGGCGCAGGGTGAGGGCGCGTTTCAGGAACGTGCGCGCCGTCTGGGCGAGGAAACTGACAGCGACTATGTGCGCGACATCGTCAACTTTGTTTTGGGCGAAACCGATCGCTCTTTTCTGACGCCGAGGTAACTCATGGGCAAGTTGGCCATTCTGAGCGGTGGCGGATCGCTGCCGGTGATGATT
This genomic window from Shimia isoporae contains:
- the fabZ gene encoding 3-hydroxyacyl-ACP dehydratase FabZ, which codes for MSDDLKSADIGLIQRIIPHRYPFLLVDKVVDIDGYKSARGIKNVTMNEPHFQGHFPSKPIMPGVTIVEAMAQTSAVMVGVAMDMVDKDLLVYFMGIDKCKFRRMVVPGDVLEMQLTTTRGKPGGKVWKFTGLATVEGDVACEVDFTAMMDMPKE
- the lpxA gene encoding acyl-ACP--UDP-N-acetylglucosamine O-acyltransferase, whose translation is MAISANAQVHASAVIEDGAQIADGCIVGPFCVIGPNVILQQDVELKSHVVITGNTEIGAETIVFSFSVIGEIPQDLKFGGEESQLIIGKRNRIREHVTMNSGTEGGGGVTRVGDDGLFMAGCHIAHDAQIGDRVIVVNSAAVAGHCVIEDDVIIGGLCGIHQWVRIGKGAIIGAVSMVTNDVIPYGLVQAPRGELDGLNLVGLKRRGVPRSDITALRAAFQMLAQGEGAFQERARRLGEETDSDYVRDIVNFVLGETDRSFLTPR